The nucleotide window cggGAGGACGACGGGGAAGCCGGTCCCGCAAAGGACTACAAATCTCAGATCCCCGCTCTCCTGCCTGAGTTCGGTAACAATGAGGCCGAGCCTGCGAAGGAAGGCCCGCACGGCCAGCCCGGCCGGCACAAGTCCCCCGCTCGCACCGACAGGGGCCAGCGGAAGACGGTGGGCAGCAAGCACCCCTCCAAGGCGGCAGCGTCAGCCCCCCAGCCTGAGGAGGCCAAGCCGGGTCTGAGGGTGGAGAGCGTGGAGGTGGCGCCCCGCGACCTGGACCGGACTTTCACCGAGAGACCAAAAGTCAAGACGAAATCCGGGCGCGAGAAGGCTGGTGCCAAAGCGGATGGCAAGAAGCCCGCCAAGCGCGGtgccacagacaggaagaagcCGAAAGAGCCCGCCCCCAAGGAGGAGCCGGCGCCGGTCAgcgggagggaggaggggcacGGCGGGTCACCCAGCCCGGCACGGGCCCGGCCGCTGTCCCCCCCGCCGAAACCCAGCACGGCCAGGCCGGAGAAGCCGGCTCAGAAAAAGTCCCGGGGGCTCTCCCCGTCTGGGGACAGGAAGCGGGGGGCCTTGCGGAAGAGCGCGCAGAACCCCGCCCGCGCCCTGGTGGTGAAGATCGAGCTCAGCCTGCTCTCCAGGGTCCCGGAGCCCCGGGTCCAAGCGGCCTGCCCCGCTGCCAGGGGGCCCGACGCTGCAGAGGGGAAGAGGCCTGAGGcagaaaagggagaggaagatggagacGGCCGCAGCACTGCTCTCCAAGCCTGCAGAAAAAGACCCGTGGGTTGAGACTTCTCATACACATGTAGTCTCATACTTCTCTGAGGCTCAGTGTAGTGGTGGCCCACATCCAGGGCTATAGAGTGATTAACAATGGGCTGAAATGAGGATTACCTTACATTTTCTCCTCAGACCTCCCTCACATTCCTAGTCTGTCACTTCTAAACAGCAAGGGTTAAATTTCAGAATCTCCTCGCACGAAacgggaagaaaaaaagtttagcACTTCAGTGTAAAATAAGTGTCTGTTTTGAAGTTTGCGAGATCCAGTCAAAGACTACTCCGGGGTGTAATTCCCTAGCTGTTACTTATCCGTTAGTGGTGCCGATGATTGCCAGTTTAGTGATTCAGTGACAGAATTACATAAATGCCCGGGGACTAGTGAGTCAGGGAGCAAATGCATCACGCTATGATAGATATTAATCAGCCCCGTGGAACGAAGAGATTGCAATGTTCTTTTAAGCCGGAGCAGTTTAGTCAGTAGCATGAAAAGATGTCATCAGTCTACAGAAAACCAGAACCACTTTGAATTACCCTTAGAACAGGGGGGTCACAAAGTTTGCAGTCAGGTGGCATTGCTAACAGCGTTTTCTGTAATGTGCCCAGCCAAGGGCCCACATTTCCCACTGGCCTCGGCTGGCCACGGCGCACTTAAAGAGAGTGTCACACTTCCTGTGTATTTGGTACTGCCGAGCGCTCCACAAGACGGTCCGGCcagggttgtttttgtttcgCGAGCCAACGCCTCGACAGGGCGTGCCCCTAGACCTGAGGAGCGTTAGCATTTCCCTCGCGCTCCTGCCCCAGATCCAGCAGAAGCGGAACTTGGCAGCTGGAGGTTGTTTTCTGAAGGATGCGAAAGGGGTCACCCCAGAGAAAAGCATTAACGCCGGCTGTACCGCTGCGTTATTTTACAGGGCGAGAAGGAGGGACGGGCACCTCCGAAAAAGAAGCCAAAGTTGGACAAAGAAGCCAAGCCTGCTGCCTTGGAACAGAGCTCCAGTAAATCCAAGTGAGTACATCAAACCCCCCCAAAATGAACTGCAGCCTCTGTCCTGGTCCAAAGCTCAGACACCATATTCTTAGCTCTGTAAATCCACAGTAGTGGCGTAGAGGTGCTTGTTTGTGCTGCAGTACCTTGTCTgctatttgattttattttctagTGTTCAGGATTCATTGAGAGCACTGGGCTCtgctttgaaatttgaatttaatttgataaaTCTTATGAACAATACAATGAAACTGTTAGTCAGTTTTAAGGATTTTAGACCTTTAAGAATATCTCTAAGACAGACACAGGTGATGAGCATAACCTGCATGTTTGGACAGGAATGTAGGATCTCCGTTTGCCTTCACTCCTGTACCGGAGCCTGTATTCTCGCCTTCTCGCCCCCGCAGGGCTCCCAAAAGCGCGGGTAAGGAGCGAGACAAGAGGAAGTCGAAGAGCCAGCCCGTCACTCAGGAACTCCCAAAGGGACCCGGGCACAAGCGGCGGAGCGACGAGGCTGGCGACGCCGGCGCGTCCCGGGACAGCAGCCAGTCCCCGGCCAAGCACAAGAAGGGCGCGGCCAAGCGCTCCGAGCACCCCAAAACCGGCAAGGTGTGCAAGAGGATGGGGGCTCTCTGGGGGGAACCGTGACACACTTTACCGTAACCCAGAGTGACCCGTCGGTCACCGTCAGGCAAACTCCTTTAAAACGTACAGCCCTCTGACTGTTGAACATTCAGGGGTAAATTATTGGACCTTTCTCAGGAAAGACCCTCTTGCAGTACAGACATGTTGTACCAATGGTGGGACTCTTTCAAGTGTCTTAAAGCAGAACCTGTCAGGGTGTtgcgtatgtgtctgtgtgtgtctgtgcgtgtgtttgaCCAATACAGATAATaaacctgtatgtgtgtaaatgcacTTTGTTCAGAGTTCTCCCTGCTGCTCATGGCTGGCAGTGCGTGTTGTGCTTTTAACGTtcttttgtcacattttatcCCTGACAGAAAGCCCCGAAGGGTAGCTTTGAATTCTCAGTGCCTGTCCAGCCCGCTGGAGCCCCCACTCTGTCCCGTCCCCTCCTGAAGTTTGAAGACAGGTGTGAAAAATACTTCATTTTCAGTAGTAATAACGCTACAGGAACGGGTCATCCACTCCATACAGAGGGAATCCTTTATTGGCTTCCGAGTGTTGGCCGTGGATCTGTGGGGTTGTAAAGTTGTCTGTTGATCTCCCTTACAGGCAGTATCCTGTGGAGTATCATATGAAGGAAGCCAAAAAACTGAAGCACAAAGCGGATGCCACGGTAAGCACAACCCCACTTGCCAAAACCCCCTCTTTACAGGACCCGGGGGCgagaattaaagaaaaacctAACCGAGCATGTTgtttactccctctctctttctctctctctctttctcttttcctgtttaGTCGGATAAGGTCAGCAAAGCTTTCAACTATCTGGACGCCGCCATGTCCTTCGTGGAGAGCGGCATCGCCATGGAGACGGACCCGCAGACCCCGAAGTCGGCGTACACGATGTTCTCGGAGACGGTGGACCTGATCAGGTCAGAGGGGCGGAGGGTTGCGGGAAGGTTGCGGGAGGGTTGGAGGTGGAGCTACTCATTGTATTATTCATGCGGCGACACAGTTCAGACACGGACACTGTCCTCCATGTCAGCCCTCCTGTGGCTCAGACTCACTCCCTCTGACCTCATTTGACCTTACCTTCCCCAAACTATAGTGTGTCATAATAGATATGTAATACCCCCCACCCTTTTTTTTAAGCTAATCTTATGCCCTCACCTTAAAGGTTACAAGCACGGTTGTATtcccatttgaaaatgaaatctgttgtAGTGTGTTGAGAAACATGTTGTTTAGCCCAAGAATGtgttgcaaatacatttaaaatatgtcaattcaaagcagaaatattgtgcagtataccaaaatggcagtaatatacatattttcagcatattgatgtagctgtagctgtacgAGTTTGTGTTTCCCAAAGTTTCACTCTTCAGCAGAACGAGAAACGTTTCTCCTCTGATGAGTCACCGTCAAATGGCGATGATGTTAAATTAGGAACAGTGCTTAACCATCCCGCTGGAACTGAAACgcagcagggggtggaggggggttaAGAGACAGTCCCAaaagacactctctctctctctctctcccgtcgCGCAGGTTCATTCTGAAGCTGAAGAACTCTCTGGACCCGTCGGCCCCGGCGTCTGAAAAAGACTTTGCCGTTTTGTGGTACGTGTCAACCTGAGGTGAACcgaaacaaagcaaaacaaaacgtAAATGAAACGGGGAGCCTTTTCAAAGCAGCAGCTGTCGGGACACAGCGGCGTACCGAAAAGCTCCTCGAATGGGAATCCAATCACAGAAATAGCAAACGCACAAGCTTTTTTGTGGCCGTGCGGTAATTCTAAGGTGGAAGCCGTGAACTTGACAttgcctttctctccttctcgtCTCCTCAGCATGCGATGCCAGTCCCTTCTGCAGATGGCCATGTTCCGCTACAAACGAGAAGCAGCACTTAAGTATTCTAGAACCCTCTCTGAGCATTTCAAGGTAGGCTTCACGGAGGCAGACGCACAGGCGttacatataaacacactgtTCTATCTGCCATTGCGTGAGACGCACCAGTGCTTAAGATGCAAGATAATTTTAACAGGAAATCGTAAGATAagataaagtaaaataaacattttagtgAATATATCTACTGATTTAATATTTACTCTTGTTATGAAGAAATCCATGTCTTGGTTTGAACAGTTTTGGTCAACCAGTGTCTTGGTGAACGCCAGTAGAAACCAATGTTTTTAGTATATGCTGATTATAAGCAggtaaatgtttaatgtgaatATAGCATTAAGAAACAATGCTAACCCTGAATGCTAGCATTATTTCATGTTCCATGAAAGAAAAGATTTCCATGGGTATACGTTTGCCATTAAAAATCTGGGTTGAGTATGAATTTGATAaagtaacattaaaaaacattctCAAATAGTAGGTAAAATctcttttataaaatgttttgtctcTTAACTTGTATTTTCATTGCAGTCACTGATaatattttgtgtgttattCCATGTTGGTGTCATAAATTTAAGGCACATAATTAATCATCAAGTGTGCACTCTGGAGAATGCAGAGGACAGGTAAaaagtggggtttttttgtttgtttgtttcccagaattcctcaaGGTCAGCCAGAGCTCCCTCACCATGTGTCTCAAAGTAAGTGTTGCGCTTCATGCCCACACAAGGACTAGGGTCCTTTTAACCGGCCTCTTGGAACGGCTACCATGTACAcacgcccctctcctctctgtgtcattAATACCTGCAGAATTCTGGGCAGGATTCAGCACTTTTCTCTAAGGCTGTTAgtattcagcaaaaaaaaaaaaagaactggtaAAGCTGGAATCTGATATTGGTGCAGatgagagaaacagcaggagaagCCATATGTGACTGTCGAGGTGCGCCAGCTTTGTcacagagacccccccccccccgctctctctctctctctctctctctctctctctgtcaaactCTCTGCTCCCCCTCGCTCGGAAACTCTGCTTTGCCactgttctccctctccatgCATCTCTCCattgtcctctcctctctcatacactaacccttttctctctctcctcctgcttaCCTCTTTCAtcctccttgtcctctcctcttACTGTTTTTGCTgacctctctgtctttctccctttctctgtgtctctctccctctcggtctccttctccccccgtccgtctctctctctctctctctctctctctctctctctctctctctctctctctctctctctctctctctctctctctcccccaccctctctctttctctctgtctgtctctatctccTTCACCCTCCACTTCtgtcccccccacacacacagaagtatgGGCACGCCCTCCCCGATGTCCCCGATGCCATCCCCGGCCAGCTCGGCCAGCTCCGGGCCGGGCTCCAACCACAGCAGCACCGTCACCACCGTGGCCATCCCCCAGGTGATCCAGCAGGTGGCCTCCTCCTACGTCAACATCACCGCTCTCTTCCTCAGCGCCCATGACACCTGGGAGCAGGCGGAGGCGCTGGCTCAGAGAGGCAGCGGTAAGGCGCGCCAGGAGCCACTCCTGTTTGCACCTAAACATATTTCTCCAGCTGCTATCCATGGTGTTACCACCAGAGGGTAGCACTGTACAAATAACATGTAAAGCCAGGAATTGTGAGTGCAGTTTATAGAAGAAACCCACTGGTAATAGTTTGCTTAGTTTACATAGTTTTGGGGGACTAATTAACTGGGGCAGTTTGCAGCTGACCTCTTTAAACATAAAGACAACACtgctaaagaaataaatgtaaatgtaaatgtaaatacagccCAGTGTTTCATGCTGACTTTTCACCATTGACCATTAGTTATTCAGTTTTTATATAGTCTTTTTGAGTTTGTGGAGCGGTTGAGGTCAGTTGGTGGTGAAGGAGCCGAGATGGGGATGGCAGTCTGCCGTTGCTGAGCGCAGGGAGAGGCGAACCCTCTGAGGCGACGCGgctgagtctgtgcctgtgtttgtgcctctctgtcagggctgctgctggagctggactCCACGTTGGGCGCCCTGAGCCTTACCTCCAGCATGACCTCGCTGGTGCGCTACACCCGCCAGGGCCTGCACTGGCTGAGACTGGACGCCAACGCGGCGTAGCAACCGgcctgcccccgcccccgccccactccactccactcccgCCTCACCCTGTCGAAAACCCCCCCCCGCAGAAACCCTTTCGCCTCGCGTTCAAACCtggcccctccccaccctcgACCTATGACCCTGACCCCCCCCAACCTTTGCACTTCGTCAATCAAGAAACCAAGCCTGCCCTGAGTTCtgctaatatatttttttttcgcCCTGCCTGTAGAACGAAATGGGTTAGGTGTGTCTGTACCAAAAACAACTGGGTTCATTGTAATGGAATCCACCTTTATACCGTTGGGTACCAGCCCTGTGTCGCCGCACCGGTCtccatttacagaaaatgtccCCCTCCTCCGAGAGGAACGCAGTTGAGACCAGCCCTCGTGCTGTCAGAGGAACGGACCGGGTCCTTGGAGGGTCCTCGGAGCGCGGCCTTTACGGGGGGGGTTCGGAACCCAGGAACGGCACACGCACACGTTATCCGGAAACACCATGCCTACCCACCCCGCACGGGATGGCCGGAGCGTTACCTGTGGGAATGAACAGACAGCAGACCACTGTCCCCGTCCTACAGCCTGCCTCTGTCACCGTTTGGACCCCCTCGTCACCCCGAACACTCCCCCCGATCCAAGAACTGGCTGATGAAATAACGGGATGTTCATGTCTCTGGGTCACATGAAGATCTGGGGGCATTGTGTGTGAGCGGGAGGTCG belongs to Megalops cyprinoides isolate fMegCyp1 chromosome 5, fMegCyp1.pri, whole genome shotgun sequence and includes:
- the aff1 gene encoding AF4/FMR2 family member 1, whose amino-acid sequence is MAARSSLYNEDRNLLRKRESERRNQEAHQEKELYLENAPLFGEPYKTKKGDELSSRIQRMLGNYEEVRELIGNNPHQSLVSRPKNLPPTGSYSKSSRPPHTDKTLPPFQNPPQFSASQPGPPSGGSAQALKKLPSSYGPSSLGHGPGSPDPHQRKSQAWPDLGAGASPPPILPTLSPPTEPLSPLHSSDHSDSEPPDADDKDSVRGRCRSPGHGDASHPEAQDIPSQASEGAPLPSQTFPPPLPSKPNLVMPQKPTAYVRPMDGQDQVPSESPDLKPSPEDFHGQPYENLPDLKSSTKPGLSKLKIPSQPIETLSNEAHCVEEILREMTHSWPPPLTAIHTPSTTEPSKFSFPAKETQHVHSGFSGQKRYGSSPKAPSSNCQQGSSVVQGTSAVSAHSSGGESGSSSDSESTSGSESDSESSESGAEEAPPPQRSNPPAPKADAPTANKWQLDNWLKQVNQQNSNVDSQGDTAQSLSPATKQQQQQQQEQREDDGEAGPAKDYKSQIPALLPEFGNNEAEPAKEGPHGQPGRHKSPARTDRGQRKTVGSKHPSKAAASAPQPEEAKPGLRVESVEVAPRDLDRTFTERPKVKTKSGREKAGAKADGKKPAKRGATDRKKPKEPAPKEEPAPVSGREEGHGGSPSPARARPLSPPPKPSTARPEKPAQKKSRGLSPSGDRKRGALRKSAQNPARALVVKIELSLLSRVPEPRVQAACPAARGPDAAEGKRPEAEKGEEDGDGRSTALQACRKRPGEKEGRAPPKKKPKLDKEAKPAALEQSSSKSKAPKSAGKERDKRKSKSQPVTQELPKGPGHKRRSDEAGDAGASRDSSQSPAKHKKGAAKRSEHPKTGKKAPKGSFEFSVPVQPAGAPTLSRPLLKFEDRQYPVEYHMKEAKKLKHKADATSDKVSKAFNYLDAAMSFVESGIAMETDPQTPKSAYTMFSETVDLIRFILKLKNSLDPSAPASEKDFAVLCMRCQSLLQMAMFRYKREAALKYSRTLSEHFKNSSRSARAPSPCVSKSMGTPSPMSPMPSPASSASSGPGSNHSSTVTTVAIPQVIQQVASSYVNITALFLSAHDTWEQAEALAQRGSGLLLELDSTLGALSLTSSMTSLVRYTRQGLHWLRLDANAA